Sequence from the Zestosphaera sp. genome:
AAGACTAGCTAAGGTCTTTTAAACCCTTGTAACATCTATTTGGAGGAAGTGGAGTAGGATGGTGAAGTCGGTATACAGCTACATAGCTGGGGCGTGGAAAGACCTAGACTCTAGTGATATGAGAGAGTTGATGAGAGAGCGCTATATAGAGTGGAGGAGAGCTCCTACGGTAGTCAGGGTTGAGAAGCCTACGAGACTTGACAGAGCTAGAGCTATAGGTTATGAAGCTAAGCAGGGTTTTGTCGTGGCTAGAGTTAGGGTTAAGAAGGGTGGTTTGAGCAAGCCTAGACCTAACTCTGGGCGCAGACCTAAGAGGATGGGTGTCTACGGCTACGCTCCTGAGAAGCCTCAACAGCTAATAGCTGAAGAGAAAGCAGCTAGGAAGTTCCGCAACCTGGAAGTCCTCGGTTCTTACTGGGTCGGTGATGACGGGATTTACGAGTATTTTGAGGTCGTGCTCGTAGACCCTAACCACCCATCAATAGCTTCAGACCCTGACATAAACTGGATTACAGCGCCTTCTCAGAGAGGTAGAGTGTTTAGAGGGAAGACTATGGCTGGGAGGAGAATGAGGGGTCTTTTAGGGAACAGAGGTGTTAGAGGAACTCACCACTGGAAGTGGAAGAAGAAAGCTAAGGAGAGGGAGCTGAGGAAGAGGCATGAAGCCTCAAGAGGTGCTAGACTAATACTACCTCAAGACAAGGCTAAAGAATTAGGTCTTGAGAAGTAATCATGAGTAAACGTTACGTAGTAAGCAATCTAGTCTTAACTGTTTTCGCGCACAGTACTGAAGACTTAAGTAGGGTTAGGCAGGCAGTACTGAACGTTCTACCCCCACAACTTAGAGAGAAGGTCTTGATAGAAGAGCAGGTGGTTCAGGGGCATTACGGGAATTCCATAACCCTCATCACTGTCAAGACGAGGAGTCGGGAAGACGACGTTCACGCTTTCAAGCACATCTTGTGTTCGCTAAGCCATACTGACAGGTCTCTCTTCGTAGCCACGCTACACAGGCGTGTCGGCTCAAAAAACTCTATAATCTACTTGAGACTCAGTAAGCAAGACGCGTTCTCAGGGAATATCATGTTGATGGACGGTGATGACGTGATTAGAGTCTCAGCTACTGTCGTGGGAGTGAGGAGTCTGAAAGACTTGCACGACTACGTGACGGGGGTGTTTAGAGAGTGCGGATCAAGTACGTAGATATTAGCAACAAAACTCCTCTCTCGGCGCTTAATCAGTTAGTTGAGAAAGCTCGTGCTTACGACTACTCAACTATAGTTCTGCATGGCTTGACGACTGTTGAGACACTCGGTGATGTTAGGCTGGTTCCACGCACTACTATAGACTACAAAAGCAACATCCAAGCAGTGAAGAGTAAGTCTCTTAAAGTGTTTTCAGCTAAGACTCCTGAAGAATTGAAGCTGAGTAATCAGGTTTTGAGTGTCTTGAACGCTGTGGAGGTGGGGGGTAAGTTACTGAGTGATAGTAGGTCTAGGAAGAGTTACGTGAAGTTAGTTAATGTGGGGAAGCCTGTGATACTCAACGCTTCAGAGATTATAGACTTAATGCTTTCAGGGAGGGACTTATCAGGACTTCAAACACTTTTAAGCTTATACGAGAAGAGTCAAATCACTATAGCCTTAGGTAGTGGAGCGCGTAGCTTAAGTGAGGTTCATCACCCGACAACCTACTACGCACTCTTGCTAGAGTTAGGGCTTTCCGAGGTTAAGGCGTTGTCAGCTCTTGCCGCAAACCCTGCATCAATACTTAGAGGTGCTGGTTTTTGATGGATTTACCTGAAGTCATTCTTGTCTTAGTAGCTTCAACAGCTCTGGCTCTCGCTCTAGTAGCTATACTCCAGCTAGTGATTCTCAAGCGTAGAATCGAGCAAGTGTTAGCAGGTCTAAACTCTAAAGTGTTAAAGCATGTTGTTAAGAGTCTTGAGAAACGCAGGAAACGCAAGAATAGGTACTTAGTAGTGAGGCTAGCTACCTCGAAGAACGTCAGTCTTAACGAGCTTCAGAAAAGTCTTGATGAAGCATTCATAGAACTTTACGGCAAGAAAAACTACTCAGAAGCTTCCCCGAAAGTACTATACTATAGCGAGAAAACCTCGAAAGCAATAATTAGAGTCAGGAGTCACCGCAAGTGGAGTGTGTTTCTAGTTCTAGCATACCTAGAAAGAAGAGACTTACTCAGCTACGTATGTCCAGAAAGAATTACCGGGACCTACAAGAAAGCAAAGAAGTATGCCGAGACGACTTGACTAAGACTCGATGGCGAGACCGCACCTCTTGCTTGAAGAGTCTTAAGTTAATAAGGTCGTAACATTATATTAATTGATGATGTAGCCGCTCCAGACTGAGAGATGAGGACCTCGCGACGAACTGAATATAGTTTCAGACCTATAATTAGTTTCTTACTAGTTTCGTGGTGTGGGGGGTTAAGAGATCCAGTGTCTGAATGTAGTGGTTTGCCGGGACTTAGCAAGCGCTTAGTGATTAAGGTTCTATCCAGAACTCTCTGACCTCCTCCCCGCCCTAAAGGACGAGGGTTCCGGGGAGGTTTAGAGCTACATTCCCAGCGTGTGCTGGGTTCAGCTCTGCGCCCGGTCTCAGGCGCGTTACCCCTACCCCGTGTAGAGCGGGGCTCGGGAATATGGTTCCTATCCTGAGTAGTATGTTATATGCTCCGACCATGTCTGCGTTGAATACTGTGTTGTGTTTGTAGCACTTGAATAATCCTCTGTACACTCTTCTGTGGTCTTGGTTCTTCGCTTTGCATAGTGGGCAGGTAGTGGATGTATTTTCTTCGCTGACAAGCTCTACCTTGATGCCGTACTCTTCTCCAACTTCGGCAATCCTCATCAGCAGATACCCATACGTCCATATATGAACCACTTCGAAATTGATTTTAGAGCCTTTATCGCTGTTTTGAGCTATATGTTTTGGGTAAGAGGGAGCTGTTCGAGAAGTATGCTAAGCGAGAAAGAAACAGGGAGAAAGACTTTATAAACAAGCTCGTTAAGCAGATAACCGCCTTACTCCCCAACACTGTTCACGTCGTCGAAGACCTCGAGAAGGGAGACATGGTTGCCAGGGGGAGAACTAATAAAGAGAGGAGGAAGAGAAACGCTAGAACACCTTGGGAAACAATACACGGTAAGCTCTCAGAGAAAGCACTAGTCGTCAAGGTCTCTCCACGTAACACTTCCCGCACCTGCCCACGATGCGGGTGCGTGGTAAAGACCCGAGTGGGCAGGGTATTCAAGTGCCCGAGATGCGGTCTCGAAATGGGTAGGCAGAAGCTCGCATCCATAAACATCTACCTCAAGCACACCAGTATGTGGGGGTTTCCCCACAGCTATGAGCCCAATGAGGGTGAGCTGTGGGTAGGGGTTACCCTGAACGGGTGGAGACCAATGATAAGGCTTCCAATGAAAGGAAGCCTGAGGTCAATGAAGCCAAGGGTCGATATCAAGCAACATCAACCAACATGAAACCCAAACCCCGTAGATATCAGCTATAAGAGGTCTTTGCTGGGGCGTCAACTACTAGAGAAGTTAGGAGTTGATTTAAGTAGAGTTCACGTAGTCGTTAGTGACTCAAGAGATATTCAGTTAAGGAGAGTTTTTGATGAGGTTCTCTTAGACGCGCCGTGTAGTAATAGCGGGGCTATGTCTAAGGACCCGGGCCTCAGGATAACCTTGACTGAGTCTAAGGTGGTGTACTACTCTGCTCTCCAGAAAGAACTGATTATTAAGTCTACAGAACTCGGGAAGAATGTAGTCTACTCGACATGTTCTTTAATGCCTGAAGAAGGTGAGGAAGTAGCTAACACGGTTTCTGAGAGAGTAAAGTTCTGCAGGCCTGTTGAGTGGGCGGCAGAAGGCTATAAGTCTTACGACAACTACCGAGACTTCATGCGCTTATACCCGCACAAGCACCTCACTGAGGGCTTCTTCATATGTTGTATGGTTAGTAAAGACCTCTAACCTATTTTTAAGGATGTGTTTATTTAATACTTGGGGATTCACGTGTCTTTGTCTACGGCTGAAGTCGTGACTCAAGCTAGGAGTATTAGGAGGAAAGTCCTCGTTTCTAAGCTTGGTTTAGACGGGCACGATAGGGGTGCTAAAGTCATAGCTAGAGCCTTGAGAGACGCCGGGTTTGAGGTAGTTTATTTAGGTGTTCATAAAACGCCTGAAGACGTTGCTGAGGCAGCGGTCGAGGAAGATGTTGCGGCGATAGGGGTCTCCATACTCTCCGGCTCGCACTTAGAGCTTGTTAAAGACTTGATTAAGTTGCTGAGGGAGCGCGGTGTTAGCGTGCCGGTAATAGTTGGCGGGATAATACCTCCTGAAGACGTTGAAGAACTTAAGAAGCTCGGCGTCTTCGAGGTTTTCACTCCTGGGACACCGCTCAAGAAAGTGACTGAAGTTTTTGAGAGGGCGTGTGAGGTGGGGAGTTCGTGAAGCTAGACCACATAGGTATTGCGGTAAAGAACTTGGATGAGGCTGTGAGGTTTTATAGAGACGTGCTAGGGCTTGAGCTCGAGGGTGTTGAGGAAGTTCCTGAAGAGAGTGTTAAGGTAGCTATGTTTAGAGTTGGTGACACACACATAGAGTTGCTTCAAGGAACTACCCCAGAGTCAGCGATAAGCAAGTTTATTGAGAAGAGGGGTGAGGGGATACACCACATAGCGGTAAGAGTTGAGGACGTAGACAAGTCTGTCGAGGTTCTCAAGAGTAGGGGTGCTGTCTTAGTTTACGACAAATCAAAGCTGGTCTCGAAGGGTTCTAGAAAAATAAACTTCGTTCACCCTAAGTCGACTGGAGGGGTCTTGCTCGAGTTAGTTGAGAGGGTGAAGCCTGGTGAGTGATTTAGAGAAGCTTAGAGAGAGGTTTAATGAGTGGGTTAATGAGGTTCTCCAACCTACTATCAAGAAAGCTCCTGAGATGAAGCCTCGCTTCTTCTCGGAGGAAGGGCTGGAGATTAAGGGCCTCTACACCCCGCTAGATACTGAGGGTGTTGGGTGGGGCTACTTAGACAAGCTAGGTTTTCCCGGGGCTTACCCCTTTACTAGGGGAGTTTACCCAACCATGTATAGGGGCCGTCCATGGACTATAAGACAGTATGCTGGGTTCGGGTCAGCTGAAGACACGAACGCTCGCTACAAGTACCTCTTAAGTATTGGACAGACAGGACTTAGCATGGCTTTCGACTTGCCTACACAGCTGGGTTTAGACCCTGATAACAAGCTAGCATGGTATGAAGTCGGTAAGGTAGGTGTTTCTATGCCTTCAGTTAATGAGATGGACTTAGTTTTTCAGGACATCCCTATGGATAAGATCTCTACCTCCATGACTATAAACGCTACGGCTATAGAGATACTGTCTATGTATGTCGCTGTGGCGGAGTCTAGAGGGATTAGCAAGTCTCTGCTTAGAGGGACTGTCCAGAACGACATACTGAAAGAATACATAGCTAGAAACAACTACATATATCCGCCGAGGCCTTCTATGAGGTACGCGACAGACCTCATAATCTACGCGGCCAAGAACATACCTAAGTGGAACTCGATCAGTATTTCAGGATATCACTTCGAGGAAGCCGGCGCTACTCCCGCTATGGAGGTGGCTTTCACTCTGGCTGATGCTATAGAGTACGTTAAGTGGGTTCTTGAGAGGGGGATGAACGTAGATGAGTTTGCTGGTCAGCTGTCTTTCTTCTTTGCAGCCCGCACAAACATATTCGAGCAAGTAGCTAAGTTCAGAGCTGCTAGGAGGATGTGGGCTAAGATAATGAGAGACAGGTTCAACGCTAAAGACCCTAGGTCGATGATGCTCAGGTTCCACACGCAGACAGCCGGCGTGTTGCTTACTGCCCAGCAACCGCTAGTCAACCTGATTAGAACCACACTACAGGCTCTGGCCGCGGTCTTGGGAGGCACGCAGTCACTACACGTAAACTCATATGATGAGGCTCTCTCACTACCTACTGAAGAGTCTGTCAAGCTTTCTGTTAGGGTGCAGCAAGTACTGCTCTACGAGTCTGGAGTTATTGATACTGTAGACCCTCTAGGCGGTTCTTACTATATAGAGTGGCTTACCGACCAGATAGAAGAGAAAGCGTGGAAGATGATAGACGAGATCGACAGACTGGGAGGAATGATTAAAGCTATTGAGCTCGGCTACCCGCAGAGAGAGATTGCGAGAGCCGCGTACGAGTGGCAACTGAAGGTTGAGAGAGGTGAGGTCCCTATAATAGGTGTTAACACTCTAGTTGAGGAAGAGACTCTCAATATTAAAGTCCTTAAGGTTGACCCTAAAGTTAGGGAGAGAGTCGTACTTAGGCTAGAACAGTTAAGAAAAGAGAGAGACCCTATGAAGGTCAGAGACTCTCTAAACGAACTCAGGAAAGCTGCTGAGAGAGAAGACGTGAACATATTCCCCTACATATACGAGGCAGTAAGACACAAAGCGACTTTAGGCGAGATCTCTAAGACTCTGAGAGAAGTGTGGGGAGAGTGGAGAGCTCCGGAAGTATACTGAAGGGAGCCACCAAACTCGAGAACACGTCAAGCAACTCTTCAAGAAGCCTCAAGTGTTTTGCGGGAATAGATGTAGTGAGTTTTAGGGGTCACTCAAACGTAAGAGCAACCCACAAAACTACTT
This genomic interval carries:
- the mce gene encoding methylmalonyl-CoA epimerase, with the translated sequence MKLDHIGIAVKNLDEAVRFYRDVLGLELEGVEEVPEESVKVAMFRVGDTHIELLQGTTPESAISKFIEKRGEGIHHIAVRVEDVDKSVEVLKSRGAVLVYDKSKLVSKGSRKINFVHPKSTGGVLLELVERVKPGE
- a CDS encoding methylmalonyl-CoA mutase family protein yields the protein MSDLEKLRERFNEWVNEVLQPTIKKAPEMKPRFFSEEGLEIKGLYTPLDTEGVGWGYLDKLGFPGAYPFTRGVYPTMYRGRPWTIRQYAGFGSAEDTNARYKYLLSIGQTGLSMAFDLPTQLGLDPDNKLAWYEVGKVGVSMPSVNEMDLVFQDIPMDKISTSMTINATAIEILSMYVAVAESRGISKSLLRGTVQNDILKEYIARNNYIYPPRPSMRYATDLIIYAAKNIPKWNSISISGYHFEEAGATPAMEVAFTLADAIEYVKWVLERGMNVDEFAGQLSFFFAARTNIFEQVAKFRAARRMWAKIMRDRFNAKDPRSMMLRFHTQTAGVLLTAQQPLVNLIRTTLQALAAVLGGTQSLHVNSYDEALSLPTEESVKLSVRVQQVLLYESGVIDTVDPLGGSYYIEWLTDQIEEKAWKMIDEIDRLGGMIKAIELGYPQREIARAAYEWQLKVERGEVPIIGVNTLVEEETLNIKVLKVDPKVRERVVLRLEQLRKERDPMKVRDSLNELRKAAEREDVNIFPYIYEAVRHKATLGEISKTLREVWGEWRAPEVY
- a CDS encoding zinc ribbon domain-containing protein yields the protein MGKRELFEKYAKRERNREKDFINKLVKQITALLPNTVHVVEDLEKGDMVARGRTNKERRKRNARTPWETIHGKLSEKALVVKVSPRNTSRTCPRCGCVVKTRVGRVFKCPRCGLEMGRQKLASINIYLKHTSMWGFPHSYEPNEGELWVGVTLNGWRPMIRLPMKGSLRSMKPRVDIKQHQPT
- a CDS encoding 50S ribosomal protein L15e, with translation MVKSVYSYIAGAWKDLDSSDMRELMRERYIEWRRAPTVVRVEKPTRLDRARAIGYEAKQGFVVARVRVKKGGLSKPRPNSGRRPKRMGVYGYAPEKPQQLIAEEKAARKFRNLEVLGSYWVGDDGIYEYFEVVLVDPNHPSIASDPDINWITAPSQRGRVFRGKTMAGRRMRGLLGNRGVRGTHHWKWKKKAKERELRKRHEASRGARLILPQDKAKELGLEK
- a CDS encoding Rpp14/Pop5 family protein, giving the protein MDLPEVILVLVASTALALALVAILQLVILKRRIEQVLAGLNSKVLKHVVKSLEKRRKRKNRYLVVRLATSKNVSLNELQKSLDEAFIELYGKKNYSEASPKVLYYSEKTSKAIIRVRSHRKWSVFLVLAYLERRDLLSYVCPERITGTYKKAKKYAETT
- a CDS encoding RNA-binding domain-containing protein; protein product: MSKRYVVSNLVLTVFAHSTEDLSRVRQAVLNVLPPQLREKVLIEEQVVQGHYGNSITLITVKTRSREDDVHAFKHILCSLSHTDRSLFVATLHRRVGSKNSIIYLRLSKQDAFSGNIMLMDGDDVIRVSATVVGVRSLKDLHDYVTGVFRECGSST
- a CDS encoding cobalamin B12-binding domain-containing protein, which encodes MSLSTAEVVTQARSIRRKVLVSKLGLDGHDRGAKVIARALRDAGFEVVYLGVHKTPEDVAEAAVEEDVAAIGVSILSGSHLELVKDLIKLLRERGVSVPVIVGGIIPPEDVEELKKLGVFEVFTPGTPLKKVTEVFERACEVGSS
- a CDS encoding transposase, with translation MVHIWTYGYLLMRIAEVGEEYGIKVELVSEENTSTTCPLCKAKNQDHRRVYRGLFKCYKHNTVFNADMVGAYNILLRIGTIFPSPALHGVGVTRLRPGAELNPAHAGNVALNLPGTLVL